The sequence below is a genomic window from Bactrocera neohumeralis isolate Rockhampton chromosome 4, APGP_CSIRO_Bneo_wtdbg2-racon-allhic-juicebox.fasta_v2, whole genome shotgun sequence.
agtGAAAAAATTGTGGTGTGtgtaaatcaataaataaatgaaaagtatGCAGTGTCTGTGTAAATCAATATGTTGTGAATTAATACATGAAAAAGATCACCGAGTAAAATTGTACAGGTAAGTTaaggaaaattataattttgcagtatttttttaaagaaaaaagttggatataaatacaattaaattcaaaataaaacccCGAGGTAATTATAATGAGTCAATGTAATGATCTAAATGTTTTAGCATTCCTTAATAATGTTCAGCAGTAATCGGCAAGCAAAGTAGCACTTCACTCGAAGAATTCACCTTTATAGCTTCACAAAACGAGCTGTATCTGAaatactaattaatattttgacgtgaaatttagaaCAGATGTCACTaatagtactaccaacttacagaaaaaaataatttaccgattcgaaatacacgcgaagtataaattacaaattaaattagaaGTTACATAACATCTGTGGGTGATAGAAAAATTCTGCTTTCAGATTTGACTTCAGGGTATCAAACTGCATTAAAAAACCTAAGAATTTTCATGTCAGAAATTATGTGTCTACCAgtgttatttgtatatatatatacatacattaataggATTTACGacatttccttttgggtgttacccACAttgtagcaaacttaatataccctatcgtggtacaaaaataatatataataatacatacatacacaccttTTGGCTATTCAATGCAAATAGCTCCATTTTGAGATTAGCGGCATTACAGTGGTCAACACGCGGAGTTTTGGCACTTTTTCTGATATTAGGTTCAGTTTTCtagttaaaaagaaataattaatatttcgttttattattattttaatacatcgtATTTCGAACTCACTTGTTCTAATATAGCTGCTGATGGCTtgacaaaaacaatttcatgtGACTTTTGAGTATAGAAGTTTTCTTTTTCCTCCTGAATCTGGCTAGATTCGCTTACTTCGACATCGAATTTTACGAAGCTTTCAGACGTTTTTTGAGCAGTTTTAATACTGTGGTATATTGACATACTGCATGGTGATCAAATGATATTTGTCCATTAAAGATAAACGTTTTTAGGCTGAACTTAGAAATAAcacttatattaaatatttaccttGGATGCTCTAtaagtaaattttcaaatggTGACATCTCCATGTAAATAGGACCAGTTGAGATAAAGCATGGCGGAGGTGTCATATACCACGAATCCACCATTGTAAATAGTTTAGCACCAGAACCGTTGCTGTCAATACTGACACTGCTAAGATTGGGTTCTAAGTCTTTGCTATGGTTAGCAACTTGCAGCAGTTGAGCGTCATTATTATCAGTTAACAATCTTGTTTTGTTGGCGACATTGACGACGGATTCGCTAGGTATATAACCTAAATTATTTAATGGTGATAACTGTACTGCAGTAGGTCCACTACTAGCTTGAGAAAAACCTGATGTAAGGTCAGGTTTGTGCTTTTCATAATTGTTTTGCAGCGTTTGAGAAGAGTTGTTACAAATATTATGCTTCTGCACtgttgtaatatttaaaatctcTGAAATTGGTGTTGATGTTCTATTGTTATGTTCAgctaaaatcaaattttcttttgaGCCCTTTCGAAAAAAGCTATTCGGGATATCAAcgtcttgaaaaaaaaaataataatagtattaaatattttca
It includes:
- the LOC126755362 gene encoding uncharacterized protein LOC126755362 isoform X2, with the protein product MFSSIAAFIFGSSTTEGTNCKPIEDSQICYLTNDKQRKESLEADSNNIETIGEYQQGIHNNNKRNDRKNKGKKPVLNKIKAVTIEPAPILDVVTSELSDVDFDLDDDWLLVQKGDVDIPNSFFRKGSKENLILAEHNNRTSTPISEILNITTVQKHNICNNSSQTLQNNYEKHKPDLTSGFSQASSGPTAVQLSPLNNLGYIPSESVVNVANKTRLLTDNNDAQLLQVANHSKDLEPNLSSVSIDSNGSGAKLFTMVDSWYMTPPPCFISTGPIYMEMSPFENLLIEHPSMSIYHSIKTAQKTSESFVKFDVEVSESSQIQEEKENFYTQKSHEIVFVKPSAAILEQKTEPNIRKSAKTPRVDHCNAANLKMELFALNSQKVCIV
- the LOC126755362 gene encoding uncharacterized protein LOC126755362 isoform X1, which translates into the protein MFSSIAAFIFGSSTTEGTNCKPIEDSQICYLTNDKQRKESLEADSNNIETIGEYQQGIHNNNKRNDRKNKGKKPVLNKIKAVTIEPAPILDVVTSELSDVDFDLDDDWLLVQKGDVDIPNSFFRKGSKENLILAEHNNRTSTPISEILNITTVQKHNICNNSSQTLQNNYEKHKPDLTSGFSQASSGPTAVQLSPLNNLGYIPSESVVNVANKTRLLTDNNDAQLLQVANHSKDLEPNLSSVSIDSNGSGAKLFTMVDSWYMTPPPCFISTGPIYMEMSPFENLLIEHPSMSIYHSIKTAQKTSESFVKFDVEVSESSQIQEEKENFYTQKSHEIVFVKPSAAILEQKTEPNIRKSAKTPRVDHCNAANLKMELFALNSQKSLAIYERRNLRRNAILRANQVREIQGRNNRQRRTDMQHSRVISGANNNRKCC